Genomic DNA from Leishmania infantum JPCM5 genome chromosome 24:
tcctcctttgctCTCACAAGTCGTCGTGCGTTTTGTGACGTACACAAGTACCACAACACGTACGCACGTACGCGAACGGGCACGCAACGCGCGGACATACTCATCggtcgtttttttttgtcacCCGGTccatctctctttctgtctggcgtgtgctgcagcttcgTTCACCGCATCTACGAGGGCGCCTACAAACGGCTACCACAGCCATCACGTCATCTCCGCCCGACGTCGCCCGtttccttccccttctcttgcATCaacccgccctcccctcctctttttcctgCCCGGCCACCTTGCTCAATATGCTTGCCAAGTCGCTGGTTCATCTGATCGAGGTGTCGAAGCGCCCAGTGCGCGGTGTCGATTACCTGCGCAACCGCTTCACCAATAAGGGCACAGCCTTTACCGCAGCAGAGCGGTCGCACATGAACGTGGAAGggttgctgccgccctctGTCGAGACCCTCGATGATCAGGTGGAGCGGTACTGGGATCAGCTGAACCGTTTCAACGAGCCGATCAACCGCTATCAGTTGCTGCGCAACGTGCAGAACACGAACGTCACCCTCTACTACGCCATCTTGACGCGGTACCTGAAGCAGACACTGCCGATCGTGTACACACCGACCGTCGGCGAGGCCTGCCAGCGCTACGGTGACCTCTATCAGAAGGACCACGGACTGTACCTCGACGTCGCCATCAAGGGCAAGGTGAGGAAGCTGATTCAGAACCTTCGCAAGACGAACGTCGACGTCATCGTTATCACCGATGGCTCCCGCATTCTCGGCCTGGGCGACCTCGGCGCCAACGGCATCGGCATCAGCATCGGCAAGTGCTCCCTGTACGTCGCTGCGGGCGGTGTGAAGCCGAGCCGCGTTCTGCCGGTCGTCATGGACGTTGGCACAAACAACCTCGAGCTCCGCAACAACCCGCTTTATCTCGGTTTGCGCAAgccgcggtgcggcgacgccgactTTTACGCTCTGCTGGACGAGTTCATGGAAGCTGTGAAGGACACCTGGCCCTCCGCTGTCGTGCAGTTCGAGGACTTCAGCAACAACCACTGCTTCGACATGCTGGAGCGCTACCAAAAGAAGTACCGCTGCTTCAACGACGATATCCagggcaccggcgccgtcatAGCTGCTGGTTTCCACACGGCGGTGAAGCTAAGCAAGATCCcgatggagcagcagcgcatcgtcTTCTTCGGCGCCGGCTCTGCCGCGACCGGTGTGGCGGAGAGCATCGCCGACCTCGCCGCTGAGGCCGGGATGAAGAAAGAGGACGTCAAGAAGAGCATCTTCTTCGTCGACTCGATGGGCATGGTGGCCACCAACCGCGGTGACAAGCTGGCCAAGCACAAGCTGGGATGGGCCCGCACCGACATCCCTGACGCAGTTATTGCAAGCCTGAAGACTCTCGAGGACGTTGTGCGCTACGTGCGGCCGACCGCGCTCATCGgcctcggcgccaccgccaacgTCTTTTCGCGCGAGATTGTGGAGTTTCTGCACTCGTGCTGCCCTCACCCGATCATATTCCCGCTGTCAAATCCGTCCAGCAAAGCCGAAATTGTGCCGGCGAACGCATACAAGTGGACGAACGGCGATGCCATCGTGGCCTCCGGCAGCCCCTTTCCTGAGACGGTCGTCAGCGGCCGCACGCTGCAACCATCGCAAGGCAACAACCTGTACATCTTCCCCGGGGTGGGTCTCGGCTGCTGCATTGCTCAGCCGCCGTACATCCCGCAGgaggtgctggtggcggccgctgcctgcCTGAGCACGCTGGCCACGCCGGACGACCTCGCCAAGGGACAGCTGTACCCGTCTATtgaggaggtgcgccgcgtgtCGCGTGAGGTGGCCGTGGCGTGTATTCAGAAGCTACAGGAGCTGGGGCTGGCCAAGGCAGATCTGCCAGATAACCGCCCAGACCTGATGAAGCTGGTGAAGACGGCTTTCTGGGAGCCGCGCTACTTGCCCGAGAATTATTACCTGGAGAAGGAGTTTATTTGCTAAGACAGATAGAAGATGGGAGGAGAAGCTTAACCGCGAGGGTGCAGAGCTTGTGCGCGctgtgagcgtgtgcgtgtgtgcttttAAGtttgtctctgtctctcatAGACTTGTTCTGTGCCTATTCCTTCCTTGTTTTGTTCTCCCATCgacccttcctcctcctccgtgtctTTTGGAAGCGCACAGCGTGGGCCCTCatcgccctcctcttccttatttgttgttgtgtgtgcgtgtgtgtctttttCTTGTCGGCGCCAGTGACAACGCGTTTCTCAtcacctccttctccctaCCCTACCACGCACAGGAGCAGGCATCTTTACGCATGAGCTCCACCGCgactttgctgctgctgctctgcgggTCCAaccctcccttctctcttctcgctctctgttgTCGGTGTCTGTCCGCAGTTgacgtctttttttttgtgcgtgtgtgtgacaTAACGCGTCGCACCGCTGCTCTGCGCATCTGTTCACAGAAGGTGGCgtacacacatgcacgccgctgacgcgtgtgcgcccacagcagcagctgcacgccgccagcagagagagcggcatTATATATATTTACGTATATGCAATGGAGGCCAGTTGTGGGTTTTGACGAAGAAACGAATCAAGCGCCGAGGTAGGGGTCGGGTTGACGGTCGATTGGTGGCCTTCGGTCGTAGAAGCGGTGTTCTTGGTGGCAAACCCTGTATATTTTCGCGCTTGCCGTCCGGTGCCTCATTATAAGCGATGCTGATGTCTATGCAGGCAACACTTGGGAAGAGGTCTTTACTGGGGCGTTCCGAAATGGAATGGAGGTGTTGGCTGGGGAGGTTCGGGGAAGCACCGAAGCGCAGGACATCTCCTCACCTCCTTAGGAGGAGaccacacactcacacatacaacgcacacacacacacagtgaaGGCGCCCCTTGAACAGGGCATGCGGACGGCTAACGCTCGCTCGCACTTCCTATTaacgtatatatatatatatacatattTATTTAAATATCCTTCCCGAGACAGCAAGTGCGGGCACCAGCATCTGACCTAGCGAACACATAaatatatatgcatatatacatacatatgcatgAATGTCTGTGCGCAGGGATGGGGAGAGAGGGCTCTCTGCTTGCTCTTTTTTTGGGGATTTCTTTCGTTAAGTGTTGCACGCTTCTCTCGAGACATGACGGAACGACATGATcgaagggagaagagcacAATCGCGTTTTCTTGGTCCCGTGGAATCTAGTCCCCCGCAACGAGGGGATAGACCGCCCACACAGTGCGCGGTGTCACAAGGTCCAGCACCAACCACacactctctctgtgtgggaggaagccaagcagcccctccttATCtcctgccaatgccgagccatctctggtggtggcaaggCAAGGCACCTACGGCGcagggaggtcagagcgatttACGGCTGCTGATGTCTGCGGTCGGGTTAATGAATAG
This window encodes:
- a CDS encoding putative malic enzyme; the encoded protein is MLAKSLVHLIEVSKRPVRGVDYLRNRFTNKGTAFTAAERSHMNVEGLLPPSVETLDDQVERYWDQLNRFNEPINRYQLLRNVQNTNVTLYYAILTRYLKQTLPIVYTPTVGEACQRYGDLYQKDHGLYLDVAIKGKVRKLIQNLRKTNVDVIVITDGSRILGLGDLGANGIGISIGKCSLYVAAGGVKPSRVLPVVMDVGTNNLELRNNPLYLGLRKPRCGDADFYALLDEFMEAVKDTWPSAVVQFEDFSNNHCFDMLERYQKKYRCFNDDIQGTGAVIAAGFHTAVKLSKIPMEQQRIVFFGAGSAATGVAESIADLAAEAGMKKEDVKKSIFFVDSMGMVATNRGDKLAKHKLGWARTDIPDAVIASLKTLEDVVRYVRPTALIGLGATANVFSREIVEFLHSCCPHPIIFPLSNPSSKAEIVPANAYKWTNGDAIVASGSPFPETVVSGRTLQPSQGNNLYIFPGVGLGCCIAQPPYIPQEVLVAAAACLSTLATPDDLAKGQLYPSIEEVRRVSREVAVACIQKLQELGLAKADLPDNRPDLMKLVKTAFWEPRYLPENYYLEKEFIC